One window from the genome of Artemia franciscana chromosome 12, ASM3288406v1, whole genome shotgun sequence encodes:
- the LOC136034025 gene encoding uncharacterized protein LOC136034025 isoform X3 has protein sequence MANDEAGYKQQHNKSKMSEELEFYQIFERGILLEVGETDHHYEIILPKVSRIQRKLPSLSQEQKINKLFLCFWHQPYVAHLCIAPWTFTICKA, from the exons GCAGCAacataacaaatcaaaaatgAGTGAAGAATtggaattttatcaaatttttgaaagaggaaTTTTGCTTGAAGTGGGTGAAACCGATCACCATTATGAAATTATTCTGCCCAAG GTGTCTCGTATACAACGAAAATTGCCGAGCTTAAGTCAAgagcagaaaataaataaactgttCTTGTGCTTCTGGCATCAGCCTTATGTTGCTCATTTGTGCATAGCCCCATGGACTTTTACTATCTGCAAGGCCTGA